In the Malaya genurostris strain Urasoe2022 chromosome 1, Malgen_1.1, whole genome shotgun sequence genome, one interval contains:
- the LOC131426507 gene encoding uncharacterized protein LOC131426507 isoform X2: MKVLIVLFALAACSSATFDKLFSGKGGGGGGGGGLFDISGLLGGLLGGGGGSPPPRPVYGPPPRPVYGPPPPRPVYGPPPPPPRPVYGPPAPAYGPPPRPVYSAPPAPVYGPPPPRPPPPVYGPPPRPAPPPPPPAPVYGPPAYQPPAPIYSPPAPIIQSSPQFIAPQPAPVPQYIPPRPAPVPQYIPPQHVPAPQYGPPPSAPAPQYGPPPAAPIPSAPAITVVEAPRIEYLPPEQIQQLPLQDTNINFNGVSSSAVASGSVTGDSGYHYGIGHGTGH, translated from the exons ATGAAG GTCCTGATAGTTCTCTTCGCCCTCGCGGCATGTTCCTCGGCGACATTCGATAAACTCTTCAGTGGTAAAGGTGGAGGTGGCGGCGGCGGTGGTGGCCTTTTTGACATAAGTGGACTCCTGGGTGGACTGCTGGGAGGTGGCGGAGGATCTCCACCTCCACGACCAGTGTATGGACCACCTCCTCGACCGGTCTATGGACCACCTCCGCCAAGGCCAGTGTATGGTCCGCCGCCACCACCACCAAGGCCAGTGTACGGACCACCGGCTCCAG CCTACGGACCTCCTCCACGCCCAGTGTACAGTGCACCACCTGCTCCGG tTTATGGACCACCGCCACCACGCCCACCACCACCAG TGTATGGCCCACCTCCTCGACCtgcaccaccaccaccgcctCCAGCTCCAG TTTATGGACCTCCCGCCTACCAGCCACCAGCACCGATCTATTCCCCACCTGCACCAATTATTCAGTCATCGCCACAGTTCATTGCACCTCAACCCGCTCCCGTTCCGCAATATATCCCACCAAGACCGGCACCTGTTCCACAGTACATTCCACCCCAGCACGTACCTGCTCCACAGTATGGACCTCCGCCGTCGGCACCAGCTCCTCAGTATGGACCTCCTCCGGCAGCTCCGATTCCCTCCGCTCCGGCCATAACGGTCGTTGAAGCACCCCGGATCGAGTACCTACCACCCGAGCAGATTCAGCAGCTGCCCCTGCAGGACACCAACATTAACTTTAACGGAGTGAGCTCAAGTGCGGTCGCTTCCGGTAGTGTGACGGGTGATTCCGGCTACCACTACGGTATCGGTCACGGCACTGGACACTGA
- the LOC131426507 gene encoding uncharacterized protein LOC131426507 isoform X1, giving the protein MKVLIVLFALAACSSATFDKLFSGKGGGGGGGGGLFDISGLLGGLLGGGGGSPPPRPVYGPPPRPVYGPPPPRPVYGPPPPPPRPVYGPPAPAYGPPPPGPAYGPPPRPVYSAPPAPVYGPPPPRPPPPVYGPPPRPAPPPPPPAPVYGPPAYQPPAPIYSPPAPIIQSSPQFIAPQPAPVPQYIPPRPAPVPQYIPPQHVPAPQYGPPPSAPAPQYGPPPAAPIPSAPAITVVEAPRIEYLPPEQIQQLPLQDTNINFNGVSSSAVASGSVTGDSGYHYGIGHGTGH; this is encoded by the exons ATGAAG GTCCTGATAGTTCTCTTCGCCCTCGCGGCATGTTCCTCGGCGACATTCGATAAACTCTTCAGTGGTAAAGGTGGAGGTGGCGGCGGCGGTGGTGGCCTTTTTGACATAAGTGGACTCCTGGGTGGACTGCTGGGAGGTGGCGGAGGATCTCCACCTCCACGACCAGTGTATGGACCACCTCCTCGACCGGTCTATGGACCACCTCCGCCAAGGCCAGTGTATGGTCCGCCGCCACCACCACCAAGGCCAGTGTACGGACCACCGGCTCCAG CTTATGGACCTCCGCCACCGGGTCcag CCTACGGACCTCCTCCACGCCCAGTGTACAGTGCACCACCTGCTCCGG tTTATGGACCACCGCCACCACGCCCACCACCACCAG TGTATGGCCCACCTCCTCGACCtgcaccaccaccaccgcctCCAGCTCCAG TTTATGGACCTCCCGCCTACCAGCCACCAGCACCGATCTATTCCCCACCTGCACCAATTATTCAGTCATCGCCACAGTTCATTGCACCTCAACCCGCTCCCGTTCCGCAATATATCCCACCAAGACCGGCACCTGTTCCACAGTACATTCCACCCCAGCACGTACCTGCTCCACAGTATGGACCTCCGCCGTCGGCACCAGCTCCTCAGTATGGACCTCCTCCGGCAGCTCCGATTCCCTCCGCTCCGGCCATAACGGTCGTTGAAGCACCCCGGATCGAGTACCTACCACCCGAGCAGATTCAGCAGCTGCCCCTGCAGGACACCAACATTAACTTTAACGGAGTGAGCTCAAGTGCGGTCGCTTCCGGTAGTGTGACGGGTGATTCCGGCTACCACTACGGTATCGGTCACGGCACTGGACACTGA